In Gossypium arboreum isolate Shixiya-1 chromosome 6, ASM2569848v2, whole genome shotgun sequence, the following are encoded in one genomic region:
- the LOC108484275 gene encoding tonoplast dicarboxylate transporter-like produces the protein MPAGDNSDDSKAPLLPINEPVESSSSSPFSLKSLISLKSFYVVLGPILCAIVCVFVKFDGPVTSRNMLAVLAWVFSWWLTEAVPMPITSMAPLFLFPLFGISSADSVAHSYMDDVITLVLGSFILVLAVERYNIHRRLALNITSRFCGEPVNPPLLLLGICGTTFFLSMWMHNVACAVMMMPVATGILQRLPTGPTQSTHIRDFCRAVILGVTFATPIGGMSTLTGTGVNLILVAMYKGSYPDAEPIGYNTWFFFGFPLAVLIFFAFWAILCLLYLSRGSSQALSAYLDKTHLKRELNLLGPMAFAEKMVLAVFGVLVALWMTRSITEDIPGWGTLFNGRAGDGTVSVLVATFLFVIPNKKRKGEKLMDWNECKKLPWNIILLLGAGFAIADGVQSSGLADQLSKTLDFLEEAPYLAIAPAVCLICAIITEFITSNDATATLVLPLLIQMAKTMHVHPLLLMVPGAVGSQFAFILATATPSNIIGFATGHINIPDMVKTGIPLKTAGIVILSLLMPTLGVYVFGLNGGVQ, from the exons ATGCCCGCCGGTGACAATTCCGATGATTCAAAAGCCCCACTTCTCCCCATCAACGAACCAGTGGAGTCTTCATCGAGTTCACCCTTTTCTCTGAAATCCTTGATCTCACTTAAAAGTTTCTATGTGGTGTTAGGACCCATATTGTGTGCCATCGTGTGTGTTTTTGTGAAGTTCGATGGTCCAGTGACTAGCCGGAACATGTTAGCTGTTCTGGCCTGGGTCTTCTCTTGGTGGCTCACTGAGGCCGTGCCGATGCCAATCACCTCCATGGCACCTCTCTTTTTGTTTCCCCTCTTTGGAATTTCTTCTGCAGATAGTGTTGCCCACTCGTATATGGATGATGTGATTACCCTGGTTCTGGGTAGTTTTATACTTGTTCTTGCTGTTGAGCGCTACAACATTCATAGAAGATTGGCCTTAAAT ATCACTTCGCGCTTCTGCGGGGAGCCAGTGAACCCACCTCTCCTCTTACTCGGCATATGCGGGACCACTTTCTTCCTCAGCATGTGGATGCACAACGTGGCCTGCGCCGTCATGATGATGCCCGTTGCCACCGGGATCCTACAGCGCCTCCCGACGGGCCCCACCCAATCCACCCACATCCGCGACTTCTGTCGGGCTGTCATCCTCGGCGTCACGTTCGCCACCCCCATCGGTGGGATGAGCACCCTCACCGGAACCGGTGTCAACTTGATATTGGTAGCCATGTATAAAGGCTCATATCCAGATGCTGAACCCATCGGCTATAACACATGGTTCTTCTTCGGTTTCCCCTTGGCCGTCTTGATTTTCTTCGCGTTTTGGGCGATACTCTGTCTGCTCTACTTATCCAGAGGCTCTAGCCAAGCCCTCTCTGCCTACTTGGATAAAACCCACCTCAAGAGGGAACTCAACTTGTTAG GTCCAATGGCTTTTGCAGAGAAGATGGTTTTAGCTGTGTTCGGG GTGCTGGTAGCTTTATGGATGACCAGAAGCATAACTGAAGACATTCCGGGATGGGGAACTCTGTTCAATGGCCGTGCAGGCGATGGAACCGTCAGT GTTCTTGTGGCAACTTTTTTGTTCGTAATTCCCAACAAGAAGCGAAAGGGAGAGAAATTGATGGACTGGAACGAATGCAAGAAGCTGCCATGGAACATTATTTTGTTACTAGGGGCTGGTTTCGCCATAGCCGACGGAGTCCAGTCAAGCGGACTCGCTGATCAATTATCCAAAACTCTAGATTTTCTCGAAGAGGCTCCGTATTTAGCTATTGCCCCCGCGGTGTGTTTAATCTGTGCCATAATTACCGAGTTTATAACATCAAATGATGCTACTGCTACCCTTGTGCTTCCACTTTTGATTCAAATGGCAAAAACCATGCATGTTCACCCATTACTCCTTATGGTCCCTGGAGCAGTGGGATCACAATTTGCTTTTATTCTTGCGACGGCAACACCTTCGAATATCATTGGATTCGCGACGGGGCATATAAATATTCCAGATATGGTGAAGACGGGGATACCGCTTAAGACTGCTGGCATTGTGATTTTATCCTTGTTAATGCCTACGCTTG gtgtttatgtttttggactaaacGGAGGAGTTCAATAG